The proteins below are encoded in one region of Tiliqua scincoides isolate rTilSci1 chromosome 7, rTilSci1.hap2, whole genome shotgun sequence:
- the LUM gene encoding lumican has product MHLNYLPFFFFLISGIFCQYDYDGGFYQPDYSYSHPMFGPSTAVCAPECTCPISYPSAMYCDDLKLKSLPIVPAGIKYLYVRNNMIEGIEENAFDNVTDLEWLILDNNHLENSKIKGKVFSKLKNLKKLHINYNNLTEVVGPLSKTLDDLQLTHNKITKVNRNALEGLINITVIHLQHNQLSEDTLSGAFKGLNSLLYLDLSYNKITKLPSGLPPNLLMLYFDNNQITNVPDNYFQDFKALQYLRLSHNKLTDAGIPGNVFNISTLVELDLSYNQLKSIPTVNEHLENYYLQVNEINKFSVSSFCKVVGALVYSRVTHLRLDANNLTRADLPQEMYNCLRMAADISLD; this is encoded by the exons ATGCATCTGAACtaccttcctttcttctttttcttgatCAGTGGCATCTTCTGCCAATATGATTATGATGGTGGATTTTATCAGCCCGATTATAGTTATTCGCACCCAATGTTTGGGCCGTCTACAGCAGTCTGTGCGCCAGAATGTACCTGCCCTATATCCTACCCATCCGCCATGTATTGTGATGACCTTAAACTGAAGAGCCTCCCCATCGTTCCCGCTGGAATTAAATACCTTTATGTCCGAAATAATATGATTGAAGGCATCGAAGAGAATGCTTTTGATAATGTAACCGACCTGGAGTGGCTCATCTTAGATAATAACCATCTGGAAAATTCAAAAATCAAAGGCAAAGTCTTCTCCAAATTAAAGAATTTGAAAAAACTTCATATAAACTACAACAACTTAACCGAAGTTGTTGGGCCTCTTTCCAAAACCTTGGATGACCTGCAACTGACTCACAACAAGATTACCAAAGTCAATCGCAACGCACTGGAAGGATTAATAAATATCACGGTCATTCACCTACAGCATAACCAACTTTCAGAAGATACGCTCTCTGGAGCTTTTAAAGGCTTGAATTCACTTTTGTATCTTGATCTGAGCTACAATAAAATTACTAAGTTGCCTTCGGGATTACCTCCTAATCTACTAATGTTGTATTTTGATAATAATCAGATCACCAACGTTCCTGATAATTACTTCCAGGATTTTAAAGCACTGCAGTATTTGCGTCTATCTCACAATAAGTTGACCGATGCTGGAATACCAGGCAATGTATTCAATATATCTACCCTGGTTGAGCTGGACCTATCCTATAATCAGCTGAAGAGCATTCCCACCGTAAACGAGCACCTCGAAAACTACTACCTCCAAGTCAACGAGATTAACA AATTTTCAGTGAGCAGCTTTTGTAAGGTGGTTGGAGCCCTCGTCTACTCCAGGGTCACACATCTGAGGTTGGATGCCAATAACCTCACGAGAGCTGATCTGCCTCAAGAAATGTACAACTGCCTCCGTATGGCTGCCGATATCTCCCTGGATTGA
- the KERA gene encoding keratocan, protein MDIKLYSSLLVVFLTSNVWTRNIRPMYDHLDQFDWSLYSFECPQGCLCPPSFPNALYCDSKELKEIPAIPARIWYLYLQNNLIETVTGNSFVNATQLKWINLNKNKITSAGIEKGVFGNLKSLLYLFLEDNELDQVPSPLPPSLEQLRLARNKITTIPAGVFNQLENLTLLDLQQNNLPDGTFSSNTFQGLANLMQLNIAQNSLTKMPPILPASVIQLFLDNNSIEAIPENYFNALLKLIFLRLNNNRLTDAGLPDKVFNISTLLDLQLSYNELTKIPAISVHLEHLHLANNKINSINATQICPIPIAGDYVYERNLPRLRYLRLDGNEIKPPIPYDLMQCFRLLHAVII, encoded by the exons ATGGATATAAAACTCTATTCCAGCCTTTTGGTAGTCTTCTTGACCAGCAATGTATGGACGCGAAACATCAGGCCAATGTATGATCACCTTGACCAATTCGATTGGTCACTCTACAGCTTTGAGTGCCCACAAGGATGCCTTTGTCCTCCTAGCTTTCCAAACGCTTTATACTGCGATAGCAAAGAACTGAAAGAAATCCCTGCCATCCCGGCCAGAATCTGGTATCTCTATCTCCAGAATAATCTCATTGAAACAGTGACAGGCAACTCCTTTGTGAACGCCACTCAGCTGAAATGGATCAATTTGAACAAGAACAAGATCACCAGCGCCGGCATTGAAAAAGGTGTGTTTGGTAACTTGAAAAGTCTGCTCTATTTGTTCCTGGAAGATAATGAGTTGGACCAGGTGCCTTCTCCACTGCCCCCAAGTTTAGAGCAGCTGCGTTTGGCCAGGAACAAAATCACCACCATCCCTGCAGGAGTTTTTAACCAGCTGGAAAACCTCACCCTGCTCGATCTCCAGCAAAACAACCTGCCAGATGGGACTTTTTCAAGCAACACCTTCCAAGGACTGGCCAACCTCATGCAGCTCAACATTGCCCAGAACTCCCTCACCAAAATGCCCCCAATTCTTCCAGCAAGTGTGATACAGCTCTTTTTGGACAACAACTCTATTGAAGCCATACCAGAAAATTATTTTAATGCACTGCTCAAACTGATTTTCCTTCGACTGAATAATAACAGATTAACGGATGCAGGTCTACCAGACAAAGTCTTTAACATCTCAACTCTTCTTGATCTACAACTGTCTTACAATGAACTCACAAAAATCCCAGCTATCAGTGTTCACCTCGAGCACCTTCACCTTGCTAACAACAAGATCAATA GTATCAATGCAACTCAAATATGTCCCATTCCGATCGCTGGAGATTACGTCTATGAGAGAAACTTGCCACGCCTTCGCTATCTCCGCCTGGACGGCAATGAAATCAAACCTCCGATTCCATACGATCTCATGCAATGCTTCCGACTCCTTCATGCCGTCATTATTTAA